In Streptococcus dysgalactiae subsp. dysgalactiae, the following are encoded in one genomic region:
- a CDS encoding NAD(P)H-hydrate dehydratase, with the protein MISDHDLARKVILPRQKETNKGNYGRLLLIGGLAPYGGAIIMAALAALNSGVGLITVATDQSNISALHSHLPEAMAFSVDDRDLLLRQLEVADLVLIGPGLSENSKAQRLFEWVVSHIKGHQLLLVDGSALTIAAQKNYFFQDLTSPIILTPHQKEWERLSGLAIDQQTVPNTQKFLQQFPQGTILVAKSSATKLYQDDKIYELTVGGPYQATGGMGDTLAGMIAAMAVQFKRVDLFDRVACAAYLHSAIADALAQEAYVVLPTAISQEIPKWMKAFSEENE; encoded by the coding sequence ATGATTAGTGACCATGATCTTGCGAGAAAAGTGATTTTACCAAGGCAAAAAGAAACTAATAAAGGCAATTACGGGCGCTTGCTTCTGATAGGGGGCTTAGCACCTTATGGTGGTGCTATTATTATGGCAGCTCTGGCAGCTTTAAACAGTGGAGTAGGTTTAATCACTGTTGCGACTGATCAATCAAATATCTCAGCCTTGCATAGCCATTTACCAGAAGCAATGGCATTTTCAGTGGATGACAGGGACTTGTTGCTAAGACAACTTGAAGTGGCAGATTTAGTCCTTATTGGTCCAGGGCTTTCTGAAAATAGCAAAGCACAAAGATTATTTGAATGGGTCGTGTCTCATATCAAAGGTCATCAACTCTTGTTAGTTGATGGCTCTGCTTTAACGATTGCTGCTCAAAAAAACTATTTCTTTCAAGATTTGACGTCACCAATTATCCTTACTCCCCACCAGAAAGAGTGGGAACGCCTTTCTGGATTAGCCATTGACCAACAGACGGTGCCCAACACTCAAAAATTCTTGCAGCAATTTCCTCAAGGTACGATTTTGGTGGCTAAAAGTTCAGCAACTAAACTCTATCAAGATGATAAGATTTATGAGCTAACTGTTGGAGGGCCATATCAAGCAACTGGTGGTATGGGGGATACTTTGGCAGGTATGATTGCGGCAATGGCTGTTCAGTTTAAGCGGGTTGATTTGTTTGATAGGGTAGCCTGTGCGGCCTATCTTCACTCAGCCATTGCTGATGCATTAGCTCAAGAAGCTTATGTGGTCTTACCAACAGCTATTAGCCAGGAAATTCCAAAATGGATGAAAGCATTCAGCGAAGAAAATGAGTAG
- a CDS encoding exodeoxyribonuclease VII small subunit — protein sequence MSKTKTFEENLQDLETIVNKLENGDVPLEEAISEFQKGMLLSKELQRTLQAAEKTLVKVMQADGTEVDMDD from the coding sequence ATGTCAAAAACGAAAACATTTGAAGAAAATTTACAAGATTTAGAGACTATTGTGAACAAACTTGAAAATGGGGATGTGCCCTTAGAAGAAGCCATTTCAGAATTTCAAAAAGGAATGCTTCTCTCAAAAGAACTTCAAAGGACCTTACAAGCGGCAGAAAAAACACTCGTCAAAGTGATGCAAGCTGATGGCACAGAAGTAGATATGGATGATTAA
- the xseA gene encoding exodeoxyribonuclease VII large subunit, whose translation MADYLTVTHLTKYLKLKFDRDPYLERVYLTGQVSNFRKRPTHQYFSLKDESAVIQATMWAGVYKKLGFDLEEGMKINVIGRVQLYEPSGSYSIVIEKAEPDGIGALALQFEQLKKKLTAEGYFEQKHKQPLPQFVSKIGVITSPSGAVIRDIITTVSRRFPGVEILLFPTKVQGDGAAQEVVANIRRANQREDLDLLIVGRGGGSIEDLWAFNEEIMVQAIFESKLPVISSVGHETDTTLADFVADRRAATPTAAAELATPITKTELMSWIVERQNRSYQACLRRIKQRQEWVDKLSQSVIFRQPERLYDAYLQKIDRLSMTLMNTMKDRLSSAKENKVQLDHALANSQLQTKIERYQDRVATAKRLLMANMTNQYDSQLARFEKAQDALLSLDTGRIIARGYALIEKNQELVASVSQITKGDQLTIKMRDGQLDVEVKDVKNENI comes from the coding sequence ATGGCAGATTATTTAACCGTCACTCATTTGACGAAATATTTAAAATTAAAATTTGACCGTGACCCTTATTTGGAACGGGTTTATCTGACTGGTCAAGTGTCCAATTTTCGAAAACGACCGACTCATCAATATTTTTCCTTAAAAGATGAAAGTGCTGTGATTCAAGCCACCATGTGGGCAGGAGTCTATAAAAAACTAGGATTTGACCTAGAAGAAGGCATGAAAATTAATGTGATTGGGCGAGTCCAACTTTATGAACCGAGTGGTTCCTATTCTATCGTGATTGAAAAGGCAGAGCCAGACGGCATAGGTGCCTTGGCTTTGCAGTTTGAACAATTAAAGAAAAAATTAACTGCAGAAGGTTATTTTGAGCAAAAACACAAGCAGCCCTTACCTCAGTTTGTGTCAAAAATTGGGGTCATTACAAGTCCAAGTGGCGCTGTGATTCGAGATATTATCACAACCGTTTCACGGCGTTTTCCAGGGGTTGAGATTTTATTATTCCCAACTAAAGTACAAGGTGATGGAGCCGCCCAAGAAGTAGTGGCGAATATTCGAAGAGCCAACCAAAGAGAGGATTTGGACTTGCTCATTGTTGGCCGTGGAGGTGGCTCGATAGAAGACCTTTGGGCTTTCAACGAGGAAATAATGGTTCAGGCTATCTTTGAATCGAAACTTCCAGTGATTTCGAGTGTGGGTCATGAAACTGATACAACCCTGGCGGATTTTGTGGCAGACCGCAGAGCAGCTACACCAACAGCAGCAGCAGAGTTAGCAACGCCTATTACAAAAACAGAACTTATGTCTTGGATAGTAGAGCGGCAAAATCGTTCCTATCAGGCCTGCTTAAGACGGATTAAGCAGCGGCAAGAGTGGGTGGATAAACTATCACAATCTGTTATTTTTAGGCAGCCAGAACGATTATATGATGCCTACTTGCAAAAAATTGATCGCCTTAGCATGACCCTGATGAATACGATGAAAGATCGTCTGAGTTCCGCCAAAGAAAACAAGGTTCAGTTGGATCATGCCTTGGCTAATAGTCAATTACAGACAAAAATCGAGCGGTACCAAGACCGTGTTGCTACCGCTAAGCGTTTACTGATGGCTAATATGACAAATCAGTACGATAGCCAGCTGGCCCGATTTGAAAAAGCACAGGATGCTTTGCTATCACTGGACACTGGCCGAATTATTGCGCGTGGTTATGCGTTGATTGAAAAAAATCAAGAACTGGTAGCCTCTGTAAGTCAGATAACAAAGGGTGATCAGTTAACCATTAAGATGCGTGATGGACAATTAGATGTAGAGGTAAAAGATGTCAAAAACGAAAACATTTGA
- a CDS encoding polyprenyl synthetase family protein, producing the protein MDKLARIDEAIRRYYKTTSNGVSEELIDAILYSVDSGGKRIRPLILLEMIEGFGVSLQNAHFDLAAALEMIHTGSLIHDDLPAMDNDDYRRGRLTNHKQFGEATAILAGDSLFLDPFGLIAQAELNSEVKVALIQELSLASGTFGMVGGQMLDMKGENQALSLPQLSLIHLNKTGKLLAFPFKAAALVTEQTITVRQQLEQAGMLIGHAFQIRDDILDVTASFEDLGKTPKKDLFAEKATYPSLLGLEASYQLLTESLDQALTIFQTLESDVGFKPQTITKLIEGLRLNA; encoded by the coding sequence ATGGACAAATTAGCTAGAATTGACGAAGCCATTCGTCGCTACTATAAGACGACTAGTAACGGTGTATCTGAAGAGTTGATTGATGCCATCTTGTATTCTGTTGACAGTGGTGGCAAGCGCATTCGCCCACTTATCTTATTAGAGATGATTGAGGGATTTGGGGTATCGTTACAGAATGCTCATTTTGATTTGGCTGCAGCTCTTGAAATGATTCATACAGGAAGTCTGATTCACGATGATTTGCCAGCCATGGATAATGATGATTACCGACGTGGCAGACTGACCAATCACAAACAATTTGGAGAAGCCACGGCCATTTTGGCGGGAGACAGCTTATTTTTAGACCCCTTTGGGTTAATAGCTCAAGCTGAATTAAATAGTGAGGTTAAAGTAGCCTTAATCCAAGAACTTTCCCTAGCTTCAGGAACTTTTGGTATGGTTGGTGGTCAGATGCTAGATATGAAAGGGGAAAATCAAGCTTTGAGTCTCCCTCAGTTGTCACTGATTCACCTCAATAAAACCGGAAAATTATTAGCTTTTCCTTTTAAAGCAGCAGCTCTTGTAACAGAACAGACTATTACTGTTCGTCAACAACTAGAGCAGGCGGGAATGCTCATCGGACACGCCTTTCAGATTAGGGATGATATTTTAGACGTGACAGCTAGCTTTGAAGATCTTGGAAAAACACCTAAAAAGGACTTATTCGCAGAAAAAGCTACTTACCCAAGTTTACTGGGGTTAGAAGCCTCTTACCAACTGTTGACAGAGAGTTTAGATCAGGCTTTGACGATTTTTCAGACACTAGAAAGCGATGTAGGCTTTAAGCCTCAAACGATTACAAAACTGATAGAAGGGTTACGACTTAATGCCTAA
- a CDS encoding bifunctional methylenetetrahydrofolate dehydrogenase/methenyltetrahydrofolate cyclohydrolase, with translation MTEIMDGKALAQKMQSELTIKAQQLKQEKGIVPGLVVILVGDNPASQVYVRNKERAAIAAGFKSETVRLSESICQEELIGVIERYNEDDTIHGILVQLPLPNHINDKKIILAIDPKKDVDGFHPMNTGHLWSGRPLMVPCTPAGIMEMLREYEVDLEGKHAVIIGRSNIVGKPMAQLLLDKNATVTLTHSRTRHLEDVCRHADVLIVAIGQGHFVTKDFVKEGAVVIDVGMNRDDNGKLIGDVAFDEVSQVASKITPVPGGVGPMTITMLLEQTYQAALRSVSR, from the coding sequence ATGACTGAAATAATGGATGGGAAAGCCCTAGCTCAAAAAATGCAAAGCGAATTAACTATTAAGGCGCAGCAATTAAAACAGGAGAAGGGGATTGTACCAGGTTTAGTAGTTATCTTGGTTGGGGATAATCCTGCCAGTCAAGTGTATGTTCGCAACAAAGAACGCGCAGCTATTGCTGCTGGCTTCAAAAGCGAAACCGTTAGGTTGTCAGAATCTATTTGCCAGGAAGAATTGATTGGCGTCATTGAACGCTATAATGAAGATGACACGATTCATGGCATCTTGGTCCAATTACCCTTGCCAAATCACATTAATGATAAGAAAATTATCCTTGCTATTGATCCTAAAAAAGATGTGGATGGTTTTCACCCAATGAATACCGGTCACCTTTGGTCTGGTCGCCCCTTGATGGTTCCTTGCACACCGGCAGGTATTATGGAAATGTTACGCGAATACGAGGTGGACCTTGAAGGTAAGCATGCGGTGATTATCGGAAGATCTAACATTGTAGGCAAACCAATGGCTCAACTCTTGTTAGATAAGAATGCAACGGTAACGTTGACGCATTCTAGGACACGACATTTAGAAGACGTCTGCCGCCATGCGGATGTTTTAATTGTGGCCATTGGACAAGGTCATTTCGTGACGAAAGACTTTGTTAAAGAAGGGGCCGTTGTTATTGATGTTGGAATGAACCGTGATGATAATGGTAAACTTATTGGAGATGTGGCTTTTGATGAAGTTTCTCAAGTTGCCTCTAAAATTACCCCTGTTCCTGGGGGAGTCGGTCCGATGACGATTACCATGTTATTAGAACAAACTTACCAAGCAGCTTTACGGAGTGTGAGTCGATGA